A portion of the Calliphora vicina chromosome 5, idCalVici1.1, whole genome shotgun sequence genome contains these proteins:
- the LOC135961666 gene encoding uncharacterized protein DDB_G0271670, with protein sequence MPFGRKSPFEALALPGVMLAYKYSQFRQRRREAASRRVTERELSALHHKIDKLLSKLEESEPDPPTSQEDECVICINARATMQTSPCGHRVVCRRCFVKTIQSAVAQRLLPLRCVICRARVNRLTSSSGTWRIQESASSYSMGGKSWASVGVTAGGVTASASSYSMNDAHSGHHAFHMHASSRFPRSPNGRVSQSDSLYSMSSTGSSSAASVFSKTSSISSDLCSPASPISPTQCTYNQSSMILNNHLAPPTPSISPHSPTSTSGSGTSQGSLSPKEVGHAHSHHSGCPTGCSGAIPRKPLKSLSNSSSSGSCSSAGSNYISTPFAPSSTHTYPGRRHTKGRIVDLQNRLPPIKEFRSPAKVPHPSPVHISNPRFRYNSYTKPSHQGQDSQASSKSSANTKQPSSPPKRPMNIHISASHNALAPPPLKALGPKISPLATKHNLSKTTFNALAADRKEKKSCSDSNKNNINLKLSQTKMSTSTNGKLLTSSMKSSSSTSSSVSATASKTSASHTSSSLTSSSSSSSSTSAHHAPGNSTLTTSFTTSKSFPLFCTNNNHKEKSDNKKNETVERRKEEKLKLKAEKEARKEEKRLAKEEERLAKLIAKEEKKKCKKEAKELLLANDGNCKK encoded by the exons GATAAACTCTTAAGCAAACTAGAAGAAAGTGAACCCGATCCACCCACTTCCCAAGAAGATGAATGTGTCATCTGTATTAATGCACGAGCCACTATGCAAACTTCACCCTGTGGCCATCGGGTGGTGTGTAGACGCTGCTTTGTCAAGACCATACAAAGTGCGGTGGCACAAAGACTGCTGCCGTTGCGTTGTGTGATATGTAGGGCACGTGTTAATCGTCTCACCTCTAGTTCGGGTACATGGCGCATACAGGAATCGGCCAGCAGTTATTCGATGGGTGGCAAAAGTTGGGCCTCGGTGGGAGTAACGGCGGGTGGTGTAACAGCCTCGGCCAGTTCGTATTCCATGAATGATGCTCACAGTGGTCATCATGCATTTCATATGCATGCCAGCTCACGCTTTCCGCGCAGTCCCAATGGTCGGGTCTCCCAGTCGGACAGTTTGTATTCGATGAGCTCGACGGGTTCTTCGTCGGCGGCATCGGTCTTCTCGAAAACGTCTTCCATTTCAAGCGATTTGTGTTCACCTGCCTCGCCAATATCACCCACACAGTGTACGTATAATCAGAGCTCCATGATTTTGAACAATCATTTGGCTCCACCCACACCCAGCATATCACCACACTCACCCACCTCGACTTCGGGTTCTGGGACATCACAGGGCTCGTTGTCGCCCAAGGAAGTGGGACATGCTCATTCTCATCACAGTGGCTGTCCAACGGGTTGTTCGGGCGCCATACCACGCAAACCTTTAAAATCGCTGAGTAATTCCTCTTCCAGTGGCTCGTGCAGCAGTGCGGGCAGTAATTATATCAGCACACCATTTGCACCCTCTTCCACCCACACATATCCGGGTAGAAGACATACTAAGGGTAGAATAGTGGACTTGCAAAATCGTTTGCCGCCCATCAAAGAGTTTCGTAGTCCTGCCAAAGTGCCACATCCCTCACCGGTGCATATAAGCAATCCCAGATTTCG CTACAATTCCTATACCAAACCCAGCCATCAAGGTCAGGACTCGCAAGCCAGCTCAAAGTCTTCAGCCAACACCAAACAACCCTCTTCGCCGCCTAAGAGACCCATGAACATACACATAAGTGCTTCCCACAATGCATTAGCACCGCCCCCACTCAAAGCGTTAGGCCCCAAAATAAGTCCCTTAGCCACCAAACATAATCTTAGTAAGACGACCTTTAATGCTTTAGCGGCGGacagaaaagagaaaaaatccTGTAGCGattccaataaaaataatataaatttaaaattaagtcaAACTAAAATGTCGACTTCAACGAACGGCAAATTATTAACGTCATCAATGAAATCTTCCTCATCAACGTCCTCCTCAGTGTCAGCAACAGCATCGAAAACATCTGCCTCACATACATCATCATCGTTaacgtcgtcatcatcatcatcatcatccaccTCCGCTCACCATGCACCGGGCAATTCAACTTTAACAACATCATTTACAACTAGTAAAagttttccattgttttgcacCAACAATAATCACA aagaaaaatcgGACAATAAGAAAAACGAAACAGTGGAACGTCGAAAAGaagaaaaacttaaactcaaagcGGAAAAAGAAGCAAGAAag GAAGAAAAACGCCTGGCCAAGGAAGAAGAGCGGCTGGCTAAACTCATTGCCAAGgaggaaaagaaaaaatgtaaaaaagaagCTAAAGAACTGCTTTTGGCCAATGATGGTAATTGCAAGAAATAA